The proteins below come from a single Pseudanabaena sp. BC1403 genomic window:
- a CDS encoding Tic20 family protein codes for MARRSSVNNLDRLYASLPYLLPIAAVVMFGAFLFVQFPPLFFAFFPVFKLNQILNISIIDFISIRFVVWICVFIFVVRSYKVNHFIRFNAMQALLLDVIVALVGALTQILEVALGRFEFFTFILQIIASVTFLGITAAFIYSVFQCVLGKYADKIPLISDVAYMQVR; via the coding sequence ATGGCAAGACGTAGTTCAGTCAATAATTTAGATAGGTTATATGCCAGCTTGCCTTATCTATTACCAATCGCCGCAGTAGTTATGTTTGGGGCGTTTTTATTTGTGCAATTCCCTCCTTTGTTTTTTGCTTTTTTCCCAGTTTTTAAACTGAATCAAATTTTAAATATTTCAATTATTGACTTTATATCTATTCGTTTTGTTGTTTGGATCTGTGTATTTATTTTTGTAGTTAGAAGCTATAAAGTAAACCACTTTATACGATTCAATGCTATGCAAGCTTTACTATTAGATGTTATTGTTGCACTCGTAGGAGCATTAACTCAGATTTTAGAAGTAGCTTTAGGACGATTTGAATTCTTCACTTTCATTTTACAAATTATTGCAAGTGTTACATTCTTAGGGATAACGGCTGCCTTTATATATTCAGTATTTCAATGTGTGCTTGGAAAATATGCTGATAAAATCCCTTTGATTTCTGATGTCGCATATATGCAAGTACGTTAA
- the serA gene encoding phosphoglycerate dehydrogenase, producing the protein MPKVLVSDPIDQVGIDILSQVATVDVKTTLSPEELIQILPEYDAIMIRSGTKLTKEAVEAGKNLKIIGRAGVGVDNVDVPTATRMGIVVVNSPEGNTIAAAEHTLAMMMSLSRFIPAANQSLKDGKWDRKSFTGVEVYKKTLGILGLGKIGSHVATVAKSLGMRILAYDPFLTAERAEKLGVHLVELEILLREADYITLHLPKTKDTQHLINADRIAIMKDGVRIINCARGGIIDEVAIAEAIKSGKVGGIALDVFENEPLEAESGLRALGANVILTPHLGASTEEAQTNVAVDVAEQIRDVLLGLPARSAVNIPGLRPDVWQKLKPYLQLAEMLGNLVGQLAGGRVDSLNVKLQGEIANSESQPIVVAALKGLLSPALRERVNFVNASIEAKERGIHVTETRDPSVEDYSGSIYLTAHGSQGEQSVTGALLGKSEIRITSINGFPINVAPTHYMLLTLHRDMPGIIGRIGSLLGSFNVNIASMQVGRRMVRGEAVMVLNIDDPLPSGLVDEIVHIQGVTDAFVVKL; encoded by the coding sequence ATGCCCAAAGTTCTCGTTTCTGACCCCATCGATCAAGTTGGTATCGATATTCTCTCTCAAGTCGCCACTGTTGACGTAAAAACAACTCTCAGTCCAGAAGAATTAATTCAAATTCTTCCTGAATATGATGCGATCATGATTCGCTCTGGCACAAAACTCACCAAAGAAGCTGTTGAAGCTGGTAAAAACCTCAAAATCATCGGTCGTGCTGGTGTTGGGGTCGATAACGTAGACGTTCCTACAGCCACAAGGATGGGAATTGTCGTTGTTAATTCACCCGAAGGTAACACGATCGCAGCGGCTGAGCATACCCTCGCTATGATGATGTCGCTATCTCGCTTCATTCCTGCGGCCAACCAATCCCTCAAGGATGGCAAGTGGGATCGCAAGAGCTTTACTGGTGTTGAGGTTTATAAGAAAACCCTTGGCATTCTTGGTTTAGGCAAAATCGGTTCTCATGTAGCCACGGTTGCAAAATCTTTAGGAATGCGGATTCTTGCCTACGATCCATTTTTGACAGCTGAACGTGCTGAAAAACTTGGTGTACATCTGGTTGAACTAGAAATTTTGTTGCGTGAGGCTGATTACATCACGTTGCATTTACCTAAAACCAAGGATACGCAGCATCTAATTAACGCCGATCGCATCGCAATCATGAAAGATGGAGTGAGAATCATCAACTGCGCTAGAGGCGGGATCATTGATGAAGTCGCGATCGCTGAAGCAATCAAGAGCGGTAAAGTCGGTGGTATTGCCCTTGATGTATTTGAAAATGAACCACTTGAAGCTGAGTCTGGTTTACGCGCACTCGGCGCCAACGTCATCTTGACCCCGCATCTTGGCGCATCTACCGAAGAAGCCCAAACCAATGTAGCTGTCGATGTCGCTGAACAAATTCGCGATGTTTTGTTGGGGTTACCTGCGAGATCTGCCGTAAATATCCCTGGTTTACGTCCCGATGTATGGCAAAAACTCAAGCCTTACCTCCAACTTGCCGAAATGTTGGGAAATCTGGTTGGACAATTGGCTGGCGGTCGCGTTGATAGTCTCAATGTTAAGCTCCAAGGTGAAATCGCCAATAGCGAAAGTCAACCAATCGTTGTAGCTGCTCTCAAAGGTTTGCTTTCTCCTGCTTTGCGTGAACGAGTTAACTTTGTCAATGCCAGCATCGAAGCTAAAGAGCGTGGTATCCACGTCACTGAAACCCGCGATCCTTCGGTTGAAGATTACAGTGGCTCAATTTACCTAACAGCTCATGGCAGCCAAGGCGAACAGTCAGTAACGGGCGCATTACTTGGCAAATCAGAAATTCGTATTACCAGTATCAACGGCTTCCCAATTAACGTCGCACCTACCCATTACATGTTGTTAACACTTCATCGCGACATGCCAGGTATCATCGGCAGAATCGGTTCGTTGCTTGGCAGTTTCAATGTGAATATTGCCAGTATGCAAGTCGGTCGTCGTATGGTTCGTGGCGAAGCGGTAATGGTCTTGAATATTGATGATCCATTGCCTAGTGGGTTAGTTGATGAAATCGTGCATATTCAAGGTGTAACCGATGCTTTTGTGGTAAAGCTATAG
- a CDS encoding dynamin family protein translates to MTQDSRQAETKATPKTFTDYQRTKVTLIQDLERLRKYSQDLSLNASIEIIDDVLERVQSSSFSVAVVGEFKRGKSTFINALLGQDILPSDVNPCSATLNRVTYGLTKRVQIVYKDGREEEIGIDQLSEYVTKLTPESEDKAIHIKEAVVHYPVQYCQNNVDIIDTPGLNDDASMTEVTRSVLPSVDAAIMLIQANSPFGESEQKFLETDLLTNDLGRIIFVVTAIDRYNSPEDADKGVKYIRDRIKRLVLQRAKDQYGEDSPEYEVYKKKIGDPRIIGLSAYQALKAKQSGDGELLEKSRFPEFETMLENFLADERGSVVLQVPVNRLIASATEILSKLNMKLNSLSMEKEDFQASYENSVAEIIALRTRNDEEMKLIDAAAENVKRHVEPLILQLEDELKQAAQEAINLAEIDPRRELKNKQALIEKLGKQVSDAVEKAAKKQAEKIQYEIDQGLFKAISRLQEFAMSIDFAIQRIEMQFVSISTEETTRRNASGEGMAEIVAFATGLGGAWMGFKEAGVKGAAVGAAGNVGGLFAGFMAVMMIGIPITWPVTMVVGVLSMLGGRELTKAIFAGERAENFKADYQKAVLVEIEKQLRKNPIDRKINDQISEIFDTLQMKVRQQVDASIDNTQDTLTELYTQRERNEVLSEQEQRDLNQKSDETQQILGNAQRLSKQLLQEINIASA, encoded by the coding sequence ATGACACAAGATAGCCGTCAAGCTGAAACCAAAGCTACTCCCAAAACCTTTACAGACTATCAGAGAACTAAGGTAACGCTAATCCAAGATTTAGAGCGTCTAAGGAAATATTCTCAGGATCTATCGCTAAATGCCTCTATTGAAATCATTGATGATGTTTTAGAAAGGGTTCAATCTAGTTCATTTTCGGTAGCAGTTGTTGGAGAGTTCAAGCGTGGCAAAAGTACTTTTATAAATGCCTTATTAGGACAGGATATTTTGCCATCTGATGTCAACCCATGCTCAGCAACCCTCAACCGAGTCACCTATGGACTTACAAAACGGGTGCAAATTGTATACAAGGATGGGCGGGAAGAAGAGATAGGCATCGATCAACTCTCTGAATATGTTACCAAGTTGACTCCAGAATCAGAAGATAAAGCAATCCACATTAAGGAAGCAGTCGTTCATTATCCAGTCCAATACTGCCAAAACAATGTTGATATTATTGACACACCTGGCTTGAATGATGATGCCAGTATGACTGAAGTTACGCGTTCGGTGCTACCATCTGTTGACGCAGCCATTATGTTGATCCAAGCTAACTCTCCATTTGGTGAATCGGAGCAAAAGTTTTTAGAAACCGACTTACTTACTAATGATCTGGGGCGCATTATCTTTGTCGTAACCGCAATTGATCGCTACAACAGTCCTGAAGATGCTGATAAAGGAGTCAAATATATCAGAGATCGTATCAAAAGGCTTGTACTCCAACGAGCTAAAGATCAGTATGGTGAAGATTCCCCAGAGTACGAAGTCTATAAAAAGAAAATTGGTGACCCCAGGATCATCGGCCTTTCTGCTTACCAAGCCTTGAAAGCTAAACAGTCAGGAGATGGAGAACTACTGGAGAAGAGTCGTTTCCCTGAATTTGAGACTATGCTGGAGAATTTTTTAGCCGATGAGCGAGGCTCCGTTGTTCTACAAGTACCTGTCAACCGATTAATTGCTTCAGCAACTGAGATTTTAAGTAAATTGAACATGAAGCTAAATTCCTTGTCGATGGAGAAAGAAGATTTTCAGGCTAGCTATGAGAACTCTGTCGCTGAGATCATAGCTTTGCGAACTCGTAATGACGAAGAGATGAAACTCATTGATGCGGCGGCTGAAAACGTCAAGCGCCATGTCGAGCCATTGATTTTGCAGTTGGAAGATGAACTTAAGCAAGCTGCCCAAGAAGCTATTAACTTGGCAGAGATTGACCCTCGCCGCGAGTTGAAAAATAAGCAAGCTTTAATAGAAAAGTTAGGCAAGCAGGTCTCTGACGCTGTAGAAAAGGCTGCTAAGAAGCAGGCAGAAAAAATACAGTATGAAATTGATCAAGGTTTGTTCAAAGCAATTAGCCGCTTACAGGAATTTGCTATGTCCATCGATTTTGCGATTCAGCGAATAGAAATGCAGTTTGTTTCTATTAGCACAGAAGAAACTACTAGACGTAATGCGTCTGGTGAGGGGATGGCTGAAATTGTTGCTTTTGCAACTGGTTTAGGAGGAGCTTGGATGGGATTCAAAGAGGCTGGAGTGAAAGGTGCTGCTGTTGGTGCTGCTGGGAATGTTGGAGGATTATTCGCAGGGTTTATGGCTGTCATGATGATCGGTATTCCAATTACATGGCCTGTAACAATGGTTGTAGGTGTTTTATCTATGCTTGGTGGACGTGAACTAACGAAAGCGATCTTTGCTGGTGAACGTGCAGAGAATTTTAAGGCTGATTACCAAAAAGCTGTCTTGGTAGAGATTGAAAAACAATTACGAAAAAACCCCATTGATCGTAAGATTAATGACCAAATCTCTGAAATCTTTGATACTTTACAGATGAAAGTCCGTCAACAGGTTGATGCATCAATTGACAATACTCAAGATACTCTCACTGAACTATATACGCAACGGGAGAGAAATGAAGTTTTGAGCGAGCAAGAACAAAGGGATTTAAATCAGAAGAGTGATGAAACACAACAGATTTTGGGCAATGCTCAACGATTGTCAAAACAACTTCTTCAGGAGATAAACATTGCTTCTGCATAA
- the prmC gene encoding peptide chain release factor N(5)-glutamine methyltransferase, which translates to MDFWEWYDRNFLAAKQHDVPIYELDWLVLRLTDLDKLDLRLRSPSISQKITSETLANLDQLWQKRLIDRIPVQYLSGSVTWRDLELRVSTAVLIPRPETELIIDIIVDFVNNNSQDEIYKNGIWADLGSGSGAIAIALAQHFLNIKSQAQIHAVDYSEAALELAKINANKNHQQVYFHQGSWFEPLAKLNLQNQIAGIVSNPPYIPSIEVLNLQPEVTNHEPHLALDGGDDGLDAIRELVNTAPQYLLSGGFWIVELMAGQAEIVRSLLQANGNYTNIKIHQDYAEIDRFVSANRK; encoded by the coding sequence ATGGATTTTTGGGAATGGTACGATCGCAATTTTCTAGCCGCTAAACAACATGATGTACCAATATACGAACTTGATTGGTTAGTTTTACGGTTAACTGACCTAGATAAATTGGATTTAAGATTGAGATCGCCAAGCATATCTCAAAAAATTACATCTGAAACATTAGCTAATCTCGATCAACTTTGGCAAAAGCGCTTAATTGATCGCATTCCTGTACAGTATCTTTCTGGCTCCGTCACATGGCGCGATTTAGAATTACGAGTTTCGACTGCTGTATTAATTCCTAGACCTGAAACCGAATTAATTATTGATATTATTGTTGATTTTGTTAACAACAATAGCCAAGACGAGATTTATAAAAATGGGATTTGGGCGGATTTGGGGTCTGGTAGTGGCGCGATTGCGATCGCATTAGCACAGCATTTCTTAAATATAAAATCACAAGCGCAAATTCATGCAGTTGATTACAGCGAAGCCGCTTTAGAACTTGCCAAAATTAATGCTAACAAGAACCATCAGCAAGTTTACTTTCATCAAGGAAGTTGGTTTGAGCCATTAGCTAAATTAAATTTACAAAACCAAATTGCGGGCATAGTTTCCAATCCGCCTTATATTCCCAGTATTGAAGTTCTAAATTTGCAACCAGAAGTCACAAATCACGAGCCACATTTAGCGCTAGATGGGGGTGATGATGGACTTGATGCAATTCGAGAGTTAGTTAATACTGCGCCTCAATATTTACTTTCAGGTGGCTTTTGGATCGTGGAACTAATGGCAGGTCAAGCCGAAATAGTGCGATCGCTTTTACAAGCAAATGGTAACTATACAAATATTAAAATACATCAGGACTACGCAGAAATTGACCGCTTTGTATCTGCTAATAGAAAATAA
- a CDS encoding Tic20 family protein: protein MTLQQSVVPLHRFYSCLPYLLPISAGVIYGAVLFQQFPLLVIPFFPFIWLYGNVLAFPLVPVLGLTGEFFLFMGLFFLIVRDVRVPHFIRFNTMQALLMQIVLFIAQLFFQIVQQLSSNGLPSVISATIGNTIFIGTTLIAGYAIYQSIKGEYSDIPTLSQAASFQCEI from the coding sequence ATGACATTGCAGCAATCTGTAGTACCTCTGCATCGCTTTTATAGTTGCTTGCCTTACTTATTACCCATATCGGCTGGCGTAATCTATGGGGCTGTCTTATTTCAACAGTTCCCACTCTTAGTGATTCCATTTTTTCCATTTATTTGGTTGTATGGAAATGTTTTAGCATTTCCACTAGTTCCTGTACTTGGTTTGACAGGCGAATTTTTTCTGTTTATGGGGTTGTTCTTTTTGATAGTAAGAGATGTTCGTGTTCCCCATTTTATTCGCTTCAATACAATGCAAGCTTTGTTAATGCAAATTGTATTATTTATTGCTCAGCTTTTCTTTCAAATCGTCCAACAGTTATCTAGCAATGGCTTACCATCAGTAATCAGTGCAACCATTGGCAACACAATATTTATTGGTACGACGCTAATAGCTGGTTATGCCATTTATCAAAGCATTAAAGGTGAATATTCTGATATTCCTACCCTTTCCCAAGCTGCTTCATTCCAATGTGAAATATAA
- a CDS encoding DUF5615 family PIN-like protein has protein sequence MKLLFDENLSPKLPNRLADIFPNSLHVRDVDMKSTVDPIVWDYAKSNDLIVVSKDSDMHDLSLVFGNPPKVIWIRLGNCSTSQVESLLRNNFEAIALFYQDKYLSLLALA, from the coding sequence ATGAAGTTACTTTTTGATGAAAATTTGTCTCCCAAGTTGCCGAACCGTTTGGCTGACATTTTTCCAAATTCGCTACACGTTCGAGATGTTGATATGAAATCAACTGTCGATCCTATAGTTTGGGATTATGCCAAGTCTAATGATTTGATAGTTGTCTCGAAAGATTCCGATATGCACGACCTCAGCTTAGTATTTGGGAATCCACCGAAAGTTATTTGGATTAGGCTTGGAAACTGTTCAACTTCACAGGTAGAAAGCTTACTAAGAAATAATTTTGAGGCGATCGCTTTATTTTACCAAGACAAGTATTTATCACTGCTTGCTTTAGCATAA
- a CDS encoding prevent-host-death protein: MTNTLQYICDSEGQTVSVVVPVAFWKELMAERETTYLLSSPTMKERLLAARKRQDGISLESACEKLGI; this comes from the coding sequence ATGACTAACACATTACAATACATCTGTGATTCAGAAGGGCAAACAGTTTCTGTAGTTGTCCCCGTTGCCTTTTGGAAAGAACTAATGGCAGAAAGAGAAACCACCTATTTACTCAGCAGTCCAACCATGAAAGAAAGACTGCTTGCAGCCAGAAAACGTCAAGATGGAATCTCTTTGGAATCAGCCTGTGAA
- a CDS encoding DUF433 domain-containing protein, which translates to MNYRNYITIEPNKRGGKPCVRGLRITVYEVLEYLASDMTEAEILEDFPDLTREDLKACIAYAADRERRFMTVPISA; encoded by the coding sequence ATGAACTATCGAAATTACATCACGATTGAGCCAAATAAGCGAGGTGGCAAGCCTTGTGTGCGTGGTTTGCGAATTACGGTTTATGAAGTGCTTGAGTACCTAGCTTCTGATATGACCGAAGCAGAAATACTTGAGGATTTTCCCGATCTGACGCGGGAAGATCTTAAAGCCTGTATTGCATATGCGGCTGACCGTGAGCGTCGGTTTATGACAGTACCGATATCAGCATGA
- a CDS encoding magnesium chelatase subunit H gives MFTSVPPIASLSSRRIIPENLQGRVLMKLVYVVLEPQYQSAMSAAVKSINKNNPNLAIEVSGYLIEDIRSPENYEEFKEDIAGADIFIASLIFIDDLATKIALAVAPHRDRLSACVVFPSMPEVMRLNKMGSFSMENLGQSKSAIAQFMRKRKEKSGSSFQDSMLKVVQTLPKILKYMPMDKAQDARNFMLSFQYWLGGSTENLENFLLMLAQNYLPSVKARAKETGSANLIIKDPVTYLEKGLWHPLAPKMFETTADYLKWFNAREDISDDMKDPLAPCVGLLMARTHLVTGDDAHYVAMVQELESLGARVISVFNGGLDFSNAVEEYFYDPKQKDRAIVDSVVSLTGFALVGGPAKQDHPKAIKALEKLNRPYMVALPLVFQTTEEWQDSDLGLHPVQVALQVALPELDGGLDPIVLSGRDSMTGRSHAIGDRLETIANRAIKWANLRRKPRHEKKLAITIFSFPPDKGNIGTAAYLDVFSSIHKVAEALGNNGYDVQGLPKTSHDMMQDILHDAEAMVGSPELNVAYKMSVPEYEANTPYVDRIIEQWGAAPGHLNSDGQNLLIYGKQYGNLFVGVQPTFGYEGDPMRLLFSKSASPHHGFVAYYTYLNHIWGADAVLHFGTHGSMEFMPGKQVGMSGECFPDSLIGALPNIYYYAVNNPSEATIAKRRGYATIISYITPAPENAGLSRNLQELSELIASYKDLRTGSRGIQITNTIMDKVRLVNLDKDVQLPDQDAKEMDLEGRDNVIGQVYNKLMEIESRVLPCGLHIVGEPPKAEDVTDVLTSIASFDRPEDKMKSLLRIMGECIDRDIELLYKSSDKGIYADVELLANIRAIANKAVGALVKAKADDDGKVSKISVLNFFKMGKTEPWIEVFQENGYANINKDDIKPLFEFLEFCLKQIVADNELGGLIRALEGDYILPSPGGDPIRNPMVLPTGKNMHALDPNSIPTSAAVQAAEVVVDRLLERQRQDNNGVYPETIAVVLWGTDNIKTYGESLAQVLCMIGVKPMPDALGRINRLELTPLEELGRPRVDVVVNCSGVFRDLFVNQMDLIDRAVRMAAEADEPLELNFVRKHAIAQAEEFGLTINQAATRVFSNSSGSYSSNVNLAVENSTWENEEELQQMYLSRKSFAFGGSVSNTQQRQLYEASLKTVDMTFQNLDSSEISLTDVSHYFDSDPTKLVGSLRKDGKKPASFIADTTTANAQVRTLTETVRLDTRTKILNPKWYEGMLKSGYEGVREISKRLVNTMGWSATAGAVDNWVYEDVNDVYVNDKEMCDRLKNLNPNSFRKIVGTLLEVNGRGYWETSEENLDRLRELYQELEDRIEGVE, from the coding sequence ATGTTCACTTCTGTGCCACCGATCGCATCACTATCTAGTAGACGTATCATTCCCGAAAATCTACAGGGTCGGGTCTTAATGAAGTTGGTCTATGTAGTGCTTGAACCTCAATACCAGAGCGCTATGTCGGCGGCTGTAAAGTCAATTAATAAAAATAATCCCAACCTTGCGATCGAGGTGAGTGGCTATCTAATTGAGGATATTCGGAGTCCCGAAAATTACGAGGAATTCAAAGAGGATATTGCTGGCGCTGATATTTTCATCGCATCGCTAATTTTTATTGATGATCTTGCCACGAAGATTGCTCTCGCCGTTGCCCCACATCGCGATCGCTTATCCGCCTGCGTGGTTTTCCCATCGATGCCTGAGGTAATGCGCCTCAACAAGATGGGTAGCTTCAGCATGGAAAATCTGGGACAGTCCAAGAGTGCGATCGCGCAGTTTATGCGGAAGCGCAAAGAAAAATCGGGCAGTTCTTTTCAGGACAGTATGCTCAAGGTTGTCCAAACCTTGCCGAAGATTCTCAAATATATGCCGATGGACAAGGCGCAGGATGCTCGCAACTTTATGTTGAGCTTCCAATATTGGCTGGGTGGCTCGACGGAAAATCTCGAAAATTTCTTGTTGATGCTTGCCCAAAATTATTTGCCCAGTGTCAAGGCAAGAGCGAAAGAAACTGGTTCAGCAAATCTGATCATTAAAGATCCTGTCACATACTTGGAAAAGGGGCTTTGGCATCCACTTGCGCCAAAGATGTTCGAGACTACGGCTGACTATTTAAAATGGTTTAATGCCCGCGAAGATATTTCTGATGACATGAAAGATCCCCTCGCGCCATGCGTGGGCTTGCTGATGGCAAGAACTCACCTTGTTACAGGCGATGACGCGCATTATGTGGCGATGGTGCAAGAATTGGAGTCTCTTGGGGCGCGAGTAATTTCTGTATTTAACGGGGGCTTGGACTTCTCCAATGCTGTTGAAGAATATTTTTACGATCCTAAACAAAAGGATCGGGCGATCGTTGATAGTGTGGTTTCGCTCACAGGTTTTGCGCTAGTTGGGGGACCCGCCAAGCAAGATCACCCCAAGGCAATCAAAGCTCTCGAAAAGCTGAATCGTCCCTACATGGTGGCTTTACCTCTCGTATTCCAAACCACGGAAGAATGGCAAGATAGCGATCTTGGTTTGCATCCTGTTCAAGTTGCTTTGCAAGTTGCCCTCCCTGAACTTGATGGGGGACTCGATCCGATTGTGCTGTCGGGTCGCGATAGCATGACGGGAAGATCCCATGCGATCGGCGATCGCCTCGAAACCATCGCAAACCGTGCAATCAAATGGGCTAACCTTCGCCGTAAGCCCCGTCATGAGAAGAAGCTAGCAATCACGATCTTCAGTTTCCCACCCGATAAGGGCAATATTGGCACGGCTGCTTATTTGGATGTATTCTCTTCCATTCACAAAGTCGCGGAAGCCCTTGGTAACAATGGCTATGATGTCCAAGGCTTGCCCAAGACATCCCACGACATGATGCAAGATATCTTGCATGACGCTGAAGCGATGGTCGGCAGCCCCGAATTGAACGTTGCTTATAAGATGTCTGTGCCTGAATATGAAGCGAATACTCCCTACGTTGATCGCATTATCGAGCAATGGGGAGCCGCTCCTGGACATCTGAATTCCGATGGACAGAATTTGCTGATTTACGGTAAGCAATATGGCAATCTATTTGTCGGTGTGCAGCCAACCTTTGGTTATGAAGGCGATCCGATGCGTTTACTCTTCAGTAAATCTGCATCTCCGCACCACGGATTTGTCGCTTATTACACCTATCTGAACCATATCTGGGGAGCCGATGCTGTCCTCCACTTCGGTACTCACGGCTCAATGGAATTCATGCCAGGCAAGCAAGTCGGTATGTCGGGCGAATGTTTCCCTGATAGCCTGATTGGTGCGCTACCAAACATCTATTACTACGCCGTAAATAATCCATCGGAAGCAACGATCGCTAAACGTCGCGGTTATGCCACAATCATCAGCTATATCACTCCTGCGCCTGAAAATGCGGGTTTGAGCCGCAATTTGCAAGAACTCAGCGAACTGATTGCTTCTTACAAAGATTTGCGGACAGGTAGTCGCGGCATCCAAATCACCAACACGATTATGGATAAAGTGCGCTTGGTGAATCTGGATAAGGATGTGCAACTTCCCGATCAAGATGCCAAAGAGATGGATTTAGAAGGACGCGATAACGTCATCGGTCAGGTTTATAACAAACTGATGGAAATCGAATCGCGAGTTCTGCCTTGCGGATTACACATTGTCGGCGAACCTCCTAAAGCTGAAGATGTCACCGATGTATTAACCAGCATCGCCAGCTTTGATCGCCCCGAAGACAAGATGAAGTCTTTGCTGCGGATCATGGGTGAATGTATCGATCGCGATATCGAACTGCTGTACAAGTCCAGCGACAAAGGCATTTACGCTGATGTGGAACTGTTGGCAAATATTCGGGCGATCGCTAACAAAGCCGTTGGCGCATTGGTGAAAGCGAAAGCCGATGATGATGGCAAAGTTTCCAAAATCTCGGTTCTCAACTTCTTTAAAATGGGTAAAACCGAACCTTGGATTGAAGTTTTCCAAGAGAATGGTTATGCCAACATCAATAAAGACGACATCAAGCCTCTATTTGAGTTCCTAGAGTTCTGTCTCAAACAAATTGTTGCCGACAATGAACTCGGCGGTCTCATTCGCGCCCTCGAAGGTGACTACATTTTGCCTAGTCCAGGCGGCGATCCAATTCGCAATCCGATGGTATTACCAACGGGCAAGAATATGCACGCCCTCGACCCCAACTCGATCCCCACTAGCGCGGCCGTCCAAGCTGCGGAAGTCGTAGTCGATCGCCTCTTAGAGCGTCAGCGTCAAGACAACAATGGAGTCTATCCCGAAACGATCGCTGTCGTCCTCTGGGGAACCGACAACATCAAGACCTACGGCGAATCTCTCGCTCAAGTTCTCTGCATGATCGGCGTGAAGCCTATGCCCGATGCCCTCGGTCGCATCAACCGTTTAGAGTTAACACCTCTCGAAGAACTAGGCAGACCTCGCGTTGATGTGGTCGTCAACTGCTCAGGCGTATTCCGCGATTTGTTCGTAAATCAAATGGACTTAATCGATCGCGCCGTGCGTATGGCGGCTGAAGCCGATGAGCCTTTGGAACTGAACTTTGTCCGCAAACACGCGATCGCCCAAGCGGAAGAATTTGGCTTAACCATCAACCAAGCCGCAACCCGCGTATTCAGCAACTCTTCGGGTTCCTATTCCTCCAACGTCAACCTCGCTGTAGAAAACAGCACATGGGAAAACGAAGAAGAATTGCAACAGATGTATCTGTCCCGTAAGTCCTTCGCCTTTGGTGGTAGCGTCAGCAACACTCAACAGCGTCAGCTTTATGAAGCTTCTTTGAAGACCGTTGACATGACTTTCCAAAATCTTGATTCCTCAGAAATCAGTCTCACCGATGTTTCGCACTACTTCGACTCTGACCCCACCAAGCTTGTTGGCAGTCTCCGTAAAGATGGCAAGAAACCTGCATCTTTCATCGCTGACACCACCACAGCTAATGCTCAAGTTCGCACCCTGACTGAGACAGTTCGCCTCGATACCCGCACGAAGATTCTCAATCCTAAATGGTATGAGGGAATGCTGAAGAGTGGTTACGAAGGTGTACGTGAAATCTCCAAGCGCCTTGTTAACACAATGGGCTGGTCAGCAACGGCTGGAGCAGTGGATAACTGGGTTTACGAAGATGTCAATGATGTGTATGTGAACGATAAAGAGATGTGCGATCGCCTCAAAAATCTCAACCCCAATTCGTTCCGTAAGATTGTTGGCACTCTGCTAGAAGTCAATGGTCGCGGCTATTGGGAAACCAGTGAAGAGAATCTGGATAGACTGCGTGAGCTATATCAAGAACTCGAAGACCGTATTGAAGGTGTAGAGTAA